The following coding sequences are from one Leptolyngbya sp. NIES-3755 window:
- a CDS encoding Lysyl-tRNA synthetase (similar to AA sequence:cyanobase_aa:LBDG_53050), with protein MSDELRQTRIEKVDQLKQLGINPYAYRWESTHSAAELQQKFVELPSGEEDPTEVAIAGRVMLRRFLGKLAFFTIQDETGTIQLYLEKKRIQENMGETTFKQLDKLCDAGDFIGVKGTIKRTDKGELSVYVKEYTILTKSLLPLPDKWHGLTDVAKRYRQRYVDLIVNPEVRDTFRKRALITAGIRRYLDEQGFIEIETPVLMSEAGGADARPFTTYHNTLDMQLYLRIATELHLKRLIVGGFEKVFELGRIFRNEGISTRHNPEFTTIELYQAYADYHDMMNLTEAIITNVAQKVLGTLKINYQGEAVDLTPPWRRVTMHEIVQEKTGIDFAQFTDLEQAKEAAKKAGIHEIEDCPSIGKLLNEAFEQTVETTLIQPTFILDYPVEISPLAKPHRSKPGLVERFELFMVGRETANSFSELTDPLDQRDRLEAQAARKAAGDLEAHGVDEDFLTALEYGMPPTGGLGIGIDRLVMLLTDSASIRDVIAFPLLKPEKPEEE; from the coding sequence ATGTCAGACGAACTCCGCCAAACTCGAATCGAGAAAGTTGACCAACTCAAACAGTTGGGGATTAATCCTTATGCCTATCGTTGGGAATCGACTCATTCAGCAGCGGAGTTACAGCAAAAATTTGTAGAGTTGCCGAGCGGCGAGGAAGATCCCACTGAAGTCGCGATCGCGGGTCGAGTGATGCTGCGTCGCTTCCTGGGAAAATTAGCCTTCTTCACAATCCAGGATGAAACTGGAACGATTCAGCTTTATCTCGAAAAGAAGCGCATTCAAGAAAACATGGGCGAAACCACCTTCAAGCAGCTTGATAAGCTCTGCGATGCGGGTGATTTTATCGGTGTGAAAGGGACAATCAAGCGCACGGATAAAGGCGAATTATCGGTTTACGTGAAAGAGTACACAATCTTGACCAAATCGCTCTTACCGTTACCCGATAAGTGGCATGGTTTAACTGATGTGGCGAAACGGTATCGTCAGCGCTACGTAGATTTGATCGTGAATCCTGAAGTGCGAGATACGTTCCGCAAACGAGCATTGATCACGGCGGGAATTCGTCGCTATCTAGATGAGCAAGGTTTTATCGAAATTGAAACGCCTGTGTTGATGAGTGAAGCGGGTGGAGCCGATGCGCGCCCGTTCACCACGTATCACAACACATTAGATATGCAGCTTTATTTACGGATTGCAACCGAACTGCACCTAAAGCGGCTGATTGTTGGTGGATTTGAGAAAGTCTTTGAACTCGGTCGCATCTTTAGAAATGAAGGAATTTCGACGCGGCACAATCCAGAATTTACAACGATCGAGCTTTATCAAGCGTATGCCGATTACCACGACATGATGAATCTCACCGAGGCAATCATCACGAATGTGGCACAGAAAGTTCTTGGAACACTCAAAATTAACTATCAAGGCGAAGCGGTTGATCTCACTCCACCTTGGCGGCGAGTCACCATGCACGAAATTGTGCAGGAAAAAACGGGGATCGATTTTGCTCAGTTCACCGATTTAGAGCAAGCCAAAGAAGCCGCCAAGAAAGCAGGCATTCACGAGATTGAGGATTGTCCCTCGATCGGTAAACTCTTGAACGAAGCCTTTGAACAAACCGTCGAAACCACATTGATTCAACCGACGTTTATTCTCGATTATCCGGTTGAAATCTCCCCGCTTGCAAAACCACATCGATCGAAGCCTGGATTAGTTGAACGTTTTGAACTCTTCATGGTTGGACGAGAAACCGCGAATAGTTTTTCAGAGTTAACTGATCCCTTAGATCAACGCGATCGCTTAGAAGCTCAAGCTGCCAGAAAAGCTGCTGGAGATCTCGAAGCGCACGGAGTCGATGAAGATTTCTTGACCGCTCTAGAATATGGAATGCCACCGACTGGAGGATTGGGCATTGGTATCGATCGATTGGTGATGCTCTTGACGGATTCCGCTAGTATCCGCGATGTGATTGCGTTCCCGCTCCTCAAACCAGAGAAACCAGAGGAAGAGTGA
- a CDS encoding serine acetyltransferase (similar to AA sequence:cyanobase_aa:LBDG_53060) has product MLKSLIADFKIIFDRDPAARNWMEVLFCYPGLQALMFHRIAHWLFKVGVPFVPRLISQIARFFTGIEIHPGATIGQGVFIDHGMGVVIGETAIVGNYALIYQGVTLGGTGKECGKRHPTLGENVIVGAGAKVLGNIQLGNNVRIGAGSVVLRDVPSDCTVVGVPGRIVYRAGERVEPLEHGRLPDSEAQVIRALVDRIESLEQQLQMLQTRDSLAACYAMPAAETKPDGEACRIRDRVIDEFLDGAGI; this is encoded by the coding sequence GTGCTGAAAAGCCTGATTGCTGATTTCAAAATCATCTTCGATCGTGACCCTGCCGCCCGTAATTGGATGGAAGTATTGTTCTGCTATCCAGGGCTACAAGCTTTGATGTTTCACCGGATCGCTCACTGGCTGTTCAAAGTGGGTGTGCCATTTGTGCCGAGATTGATTTCGCAGATTGCTCGATTTTTTACTGGGATTGAGATTCACCCTGGAGCCACGATCGGTCAAGGAGTCTTTATCGATCACGGCATGGGCGTGGTGATTGGAGAAACCGCGATCGTGGGAAATTATGCTCTGATTTATCAAGGTGTGACACTCGGCGGAACCGGGAAAGAATGTGGAAAACGCCATCCAACCCTGGGCGAAAATGTCATCGTGGGTGCGGGTGCGAAAGTTTTAGGAAATATTCAACTCGGAAACAACGTTCGCATTGGAGCGGGATCGGTTGTGCTGCGTGATGTTCCATCCGATTGTACGGTTGTGGGCGTTCCGGGACGGATTGTGTATCGAGCGGGTGAACGAGTTGAGCCATTGGAACATGGACGATTGCCCGATTCGGAAGCTCAAGTGATTCGGGCATTAGTCGATCGGATTGAATCTTTAGAACAACAGCTTCAAATGCTGCAAACTCGTGATTCGTTAGCGGCTTGTTATGCGATGCCCGCAGCGGAAACGAAACCTGACGGAGAAGCGTGTCGAATTCGCGATCGTGTGATTGATGAATTTTTAGATGGGGCTGGAATCTAA
- a CDS encoding hypothetical protein (similar to AA sequence:cyanobase_aa:LBDG_53070), protein MFRKYFIVAISAIVGLCFAIGGSFFSQVNAQQSPRVLPVVPTNQANAVDLAFTNEAAQFGLANIMLGQEALKKSSNQSVRQFAQAEVAEQQNNARQLQRIAPQIRVTLPTAPGPKYQAIMQRFSQLTGTQFDSAYLDEGVNAHLEAASLFQREAAFGRNPSLISLANQGLPIINQHFTTASRLTNYRFAQVPRRYNEAAVPSTAPRAQ, encoded by the coding sequence ATGTTCAGAAAATATTTTATTGTGGCGATTTCTGCGATCGTGGGATTGTGTTTCGCGATCGGGGGTTCGTTCTTTTCACAGGTCAACGCTCAACAATCCCCGCGTGTGCTTCCGGTGGTTCCTACCAATCAAGCGAATGCGGTTGATCTCGCGTTTACGAACGAAGCGGCACAGTTTGGACTCGCAAATATCATGCTGGGTCAGGAAGCTCTGAAAAAATCAAGTAATCAATCGGTGCGTCAGTTTGCTCAAGCTGAAGTTGCAGAACAACAAAACAATGCTCGACAGTTACAGCGAATTGCTCCTCAGATTCGAGTGACTCTGCCGACCGCGCCAGGTCCGAAGTATCAGGCGATCATGCAACGATTCTCGCAGCTAACAGGAACACAGTTTGATTCGGCTTACCTGGATGAAGGGGTGAATGCTCACCTAGAAGCAGCGTCTCTATTCCAACGTGAGGCAGCATTTGGTCGGAATCCCAGCTTGATTAGTCTCGCGAATCAGGGATTACCGATTATTAATCAGCACTTTACGACTGCGAGCCGATTAACGAACTATCGTTTTGCTCAAGTGCCACGGCGGTATAACGAAGCAGCAGTGCCTTCGACCGCTCCACGTGCACAATAA
- a CDS encoding hypothetical protein (similar to AA sequence:cyanobase_aa:Cyan7425_4104), with amino-acid sequence MANYQQIEYRIGKDGKITETVLNGAGESCTLATEDLERSLGSIESRDLLPEYHDNADNSLNVEQSQTIQQQE; translated from the coding sequence ATGGCGAACTATCAGCAAATTGAGTATCGCATCGGCAAAGATGGCAAAATCACAGAAACGGTGCTGAATGGTGCGGGTGAAAGTTGTACCTTGGCGACCGAAGATTTAGAGCGATCGCTTGGCTCGATCGAGTCCCGTGATCTCTTGCCTGAATATCACGATAATGCAGATAATTCTCTAAACGTTGAACAATCCCAAACTATTCAACAGCAGGAGTAA
- a CDS encoding hypothetical protein (similar to AA sequence:cyanobase_aa:Cyan7425_4103): MDLGIVGLSLSLVGLSGFYWRSTQSAQATEAMLRLNIDELQQTKSDLEQKLDTAISDWQTSQREKAALEVQIEEFKQQCARLRSQLETQSTQTQEDSEIKAFEQIQSLLTQYPSVRRMTETKPDLPARNLIGMFTALDNLMKFWGYQAIGQPWEQVKFDPQLHQGDVADLVLGESVYVRFVGYRSRDRILVPAKVSRTLPAGATS, from the coding sequence ATGGATTTGGGCATTGTCGGATTGTCGCTGAGTTTGGTTGGACTGAGTGGATTTTATTGGCGATCGACCCAATCTGCTCAAGCCACAGAAGCGATGTTGCGATTAAACATTGATGAACTACAGCAAACAAAATCTGATCTAGAGCAAAAACTAGATACTGCAATTTCGGATTGGCAAACGAGTCAGCGAGAAAAAGCAGCGTTGGAAGTTCAGATCGAGGAATTTAAACAACAATGTGCAAGACTGCGATCGCAGTTAGAAACTCAATCGACCCAAACCCAAGAGGATTCGGAGATCAAAGCATTCGAGCAAATTCAATCTCTGTTAACTCAATATCCAAGCGTTCGACGAATGACGGAAACTAAACCGGATCTGCCTGCTCGGAACCTGATTGGAATGTTTACTGCGCTCGATAACTTGATGAAATTTTGGGGATATCAAGCGATCGGGCAACCTTGGGAACAAGTTAAATTTGATCCTCAACTGCATCAGGGTGATGTGGCAGATTTAGTGCTCGGAGAATCCGTGTATGTTCGCTTTGTCGGATATCGGAGTCGCGATCGTATTTTAGTACCTGCCAAAGTGAGTCGAACTTTACCTGCTGGAGCAACCTCATGA
- a CDS encoding heat shock protein 70 (similar to AA sequence:cyanobase_aa:Cyan7425_4102) — protein sequence MTAVAIDFGTSNTVISILEPDTQAPVTLRVPNLARLFNEIAVIPSLVFVQGKDEFVVGEPVRSQRLGLMQPQRFFRTFKRDLAADFQPPSRTLDGQIYDAEGVAVHFLNQIWEAIKAAQIEPSLLIFTVPVGAFERYLDWFQDVAIKFGFPDVKFVDESTAAALGYAVQRPGSTVLVADFGGGTLDLSLVRTSGMATGQEVLRAEVLAKADAYVGGEDLDRWIVENYLQQMNTTREAVGEIGWQNLLSIAEQLKIRLSTEDEAKESWFDEENFIYHDLVLARSQFEDLLEERQLLEQVRQAIDETLQLGLRKGVQKSDIEQILLVGGSCQIRAIQQLFVSYFGRQRVQIHKPFEAVAHGALALTQIAGLEDYLRHGYAIRLWEPYSRSYRYYPLFEPGTKYPCKREEPLMLQAALEGQTEIRLDIGEVAQVTESEVVYDAQGRMSSTPLRQQETYRSLDRDRNQVCVARLDPPGQLGIDRISVELQVTEHRILTATIRDLLTQTVLVQESAIAKLN from the coding sequence ATGACCGCAGTAGCGATCGATTTTGGAACCAGTAACACGGTGATTAGTATTTTGGAGCCGGACACACAAGCTCCGGTGACGTTGAGAGTTCCAAATCTTGCTCGACTGTTCAATGAAATTGCAGTGATACCCAGCTTAGTCTTTGTGCAGGGGAAAGACGAATTTGTGGTGGGGGAACCTGTTCGATCGCAGCGTCTCGGATTGATGCAGCCACAACGATTTTTTCGCACCTTCAAGCGAGATCTAGCGGCAGATTTTCAGCCACCATCAAGAACATTAGACGGACAGATTTATGATGCGGAAGGAGTTGCTGTTCACTTTCTCAATCAAATTTGGGAGGCAATCAAAGCCGCACAGATTGAGCCTTCATTGTTAATTTTTACCGTTCCAGTTGGCGCATTTGAAAGATATCTGGATTGGTTCCAAGATGTTGCAATTAAGTTCGGCTTTCCTGATGTCAAATTCGTGGATGAATCAACTGCGGCAGCATTAGGATATGCAGTTCAGCGACCCGGTTCGACTGTTCTCGTGGCTGATTTTGGAGGCGGAACATTAGATTTAAGCTTGGTTCGCACTTCAGGAATGGCGACAGGTCAGGAAGTACTACGGGCTGAAGTGTTGGCGAAAGCGGATGCTTATGTTGGTGGCGAAGATCTCGATCGATGGATTGTTGAGAACTACCTACAACAGATGAACACCACACGAGAAGCAGTTGGTGAAATTGGTTGGCAGAATTTATTGTCGATCGCTGAACAGTTAAAAATTCGGCTTTCAACTGAGGACGAAGCAAAAGAAAGCTGGTTCGATGAAGAGAATTTTATCTATCACGATTTAGTGTTAGCGCGATCGCAGTTCGAGGATTTGCTAGAAGAGCGGCAATTGTTAGAACAAGTTCGACAAGCGATCGATGAAACGCTACAGTTGGGTTTGCGAAAAGGAGTGCAGAAATCAGACATTGAGCAAATTTTGCTAGTCGGTGGAAGTTGCCAAATTAGAGCCATTCAGCAATTGTTCGTTTCATACTTTGGACGGCAGAGAGTTCAAATCCATAAACCCTTTGAAGCGGTTGCACATGGCGCACTAGCGCTCACACAAATTGCAGGATTGGAAGATTATCTTAGACATGGATATGCCATTCGGCTATGGGAGCCATATTCTCGATCGTATCGTTATTATCCATTGTTTGAACCGGGCACAAAATACCCTTGTAAACGTGAAGAACCCCTGATGTTACAAGCCGCATTAGAAGGACAAACTGAGATTCGATTGGACATTGGAGAAGTGGCGCAAGTGACCGAATCAGAAGTGGTTTACGATGCTCAAGGGCGAATGAGTAGTACACCGTTGCGACAACAGGAAACTTATCGATCGTTAGACCGCGATCGTAATCAAGTCTGTGTGGCGCGACTCGATCCACCCGGACAATTGGGAATTGATCGAATTTCGGTCGAATTACAAGTGACGGAGCATCGAATCTTGACTGCAACCATTCGAGATTTGTTAACTCAGACGGTGTTAGTTCAAGAAAGCGCGATCGCAAAACTCAATTGA
- a CDS encoding unknown protein (similar to AA sequence:cyanobase_aa:all4945), producing the protein MTTKPFDQFNKRLFETLLSPFGTVTPNRAVLGEERAIDIYFEPNPNVALPLNELGYLSLMLDKPALLEPFRSGLSDEDMHNCLLKLFLVYAEYRRQDESIKTENLPRLWMLCASVSNVLIEEFNGQFDEALGEGFYSLAPRLRAAIVVIDELPTTPETLWLRLLGRGRTQEDAIAELLLLPEEDVLRMNVLNLLVSWRINMDLLEQSNEEERRILMALSQAYLEWEQQTRRQGLEEGLERGRQEGRQEGRQEGRQEGRQEERRAMIVSLLESRFGSIDAELQAIVPTLMALSTEEFVPLLMQRSRDELLRQFLN; encoded by the coding sequence ATGACTACCAAACCTTTTGATCAATTCAACAAACGTTTATTTGAAACTTTATTGTCCCCGTTTGGCACAGTCACTCCGAATCGCGCAGTCTTGGGAGAAGAAAGAGCGATCGACATTTATTTTGAACCGAATCCAAATGTTGCATTGCCTCTTAATGAGCTTGGCTATCTCTCTTTGATGCTTGATAAGCCTGCGTTGCTAGAACCTTTTCGGAGCGGTCTCAGCGATGAGGATATGCACAACTGTTTGCTGAAATTATTCTTAGTATATGCAGAGTATCGTCGCCAAGATGAATCAATTAAAACTGAGAATCTACCGCGACTTTGGATGCTTTGTGCTTCGGTGTCGAATGTGTTGATTGAAGAATTTAATGGGCAATTCGATGAAGCATTGGGAGAAGGGTTTTACTCGCTTGCACCGCGACTTCGAGCCGCGATCGTTGTGATTGATGAACTGCCAACTACGCCTGAAACACTTTGGTTGCGTCTATTGGGCAGAGGACGAACTCAGGAAGATGCGATCGCTGAGTTATTACTTCTTCCAGAAGAAGATGTGTTGCGTATGAATGTACTGAATCTTCTGGTGTCTTGGCGGATTAATATGGATTTATTGGAACAATCGAATGAGGAAGAGAGGCGAATTCTTATGGCTTTGTCGCAAGCTTATCTGGAATGGGAACAGCAAACTCGCCGTCAGGGGCTTGAAGAAGGATTAGAGCGAGGAAGACAAGAGGGAAGACAAGAGGGAAGACAAGAGGGAAGACAAGAGGGAAGACAAGAAGAGCGACGAGCAATGATTGTCAGTCTTCTAGAATCTCGGTTTGGCTCAATCGATGCCGAACTTCAAGCGATCGTTCCTACTTTGATGGCACTTTCAACTGAGGAGTTTGTCCCGTTGCTGATGCAGCGATCAAGAGACGAATTGCTTCGACAGTTTCTCAATTGA
- a CDS encoding leucine rich repeat variant (similar to AA sequence:cyanobase_aa:Cyan7425_4105) — MPESNSNPQSTDAILGGQTPAPYQGAILGGIEGIQQKLKNDDLSIRLEAVDQAWNYGTAGLGCLHQALSDRSKLVRRRSRWLLRQPQGTVLSYPPVWEMIERFENTGYSTHVEQFAGREVWEFNSEETLPNPQQFAYAFRCEYDGENDNVIDLIERFLEVPGAELTEALVIGMWDAEGAAPSESFIQSLVGLRDQFPHLKALFIGDIESEECEISWIIQSDMSSILQAFPKLEVLQVRGGDSLKFDSTLGVSRHENLKVLIIETGGLGRSTVEQIYEWEFPALEHLELWFGSPDYGGDCWDRDLLPLLEDLKFPNLTYLGLRNSGFADEIAAMIVRSPLLAGLQVLDLSLGTLTDAGAQHLLDCAAIRDLETLNVSASYLSGAMIDQLRGLEIQVLAQEQREEEDYEEPSYRRYCVVSE, encoded by the coding sequence ATGCCTGAATCAAATTCCAATCCTCAGTCCACAGATGCGATTTTAGGTGGACAGACTCCCGCACCGTATCAAGGCGCAATCTTGGGAGGCATTGAAGGAATTCAACAAAAACTGAAGAATGATGATCTTTCGATTCGCTTGGAAGCCGTCGATCAAGCTTGGAACTATGGAACAGCGGGACTTGGATGTTTGCATCAGGCATTGAGCGATCGATCTAAGTTAGTGCGTCGTCGATCGCGTTGGTTATTGCGGCAACCTCAAGGGACAGTTCTCAGCTATCCGCCCGTTTGGGAAATGATCGAACGCTTTGAAAATACGGGATACAGCACTCATGTTGAACAGTTTGCGGGACGGGAAGTTTGGGAGTTTAATTCAGAGGAGACTTTACCAAATCCACAGCAGTTCGCGTATGCGTTTCGATGTGAGTATGATGGCGAGAATGATAATGTTATCGATCTGATTGAGCGATTTTTAGAAGTGCCCGGAGCCGAACTTACTGAAGCGCTGGTGATCGGAATGTGGGACGCGGAAGGCGCTGCTCCTTCTGAGAGCTTTATTCAGAGTTTGGTTGGATTGCGCGATCAATTCCCCCATCTCAAAGCCTTGTTCATCGGAGATATTGAATCCGAAGAATGCGAGATTTCTTGGATTATTCAAAGCGACATGAGTTCGATTTTGCAGGCGTTTCCAAAATTAGAAGTGCTGCAAGTCCGAGGCGGCGATAGCTTGAAGTTTGATTCGACTTTGGGAGTTTCGAGACATGAGAACTTGAAAGTATTGATTATCGAAACGGGGGGATTAGGTCGATCGACCGTTGAGCAGATCTATGAATGGGAGTTTCCCGCATTAGAGCATTTAGAACTTTGGTTTGGCAGTCCGGATTATGGTGGCGATTGTTGGGATCGAGATTTGCTGCCGTTGTTGGAAGATCTGAAGTTTCCGAATCTGACTTATTTGGGCTTACGGAATAGTGGATTTGCGGATGAAATTGCAGCGATGATTGTTCGATCGCCGTTACTCGCAGGTTTGCAAGTGTTAGATCTTTCGCTTGGAACCTTGACCGATGCAGGAGCGCAGCATTTACTCGATTGTGCCGCGATTCGAGATTTAGAAACGTTGAATGTTTCTGCAAGCTATTTATCGGGAGCGATGATTGATCAGCTTCGGGGATTGGAAATTCAAGTACTGGCACAGGAACAACGCGAAGAAGAGGACTATGAAGAACCGTCTTATCGTCGCTATTGTGTTGTTTCTGAATAG
- a CDS encoding hypothetical protein (similar to AA sequence:cyanobase_aa:P9303_01331) — protein sequence MFNMNQIVGTHDILFITFDTLRFDVARDLLAQGRTPNLASVLPPEGWEERHSPGSFTYAAHQAFFAGFLPTPIAPGIHPRPFSLKFEGSTSTRPETCVLEHDNIVSGLAAKGYHTVCIGGVGFFNKLNPLGNVLPSMFAESYWSSEIGVTCQNSTENQIAIALSILQRPEKIFLFINISALHQPNCFYLPGATIDSLESHAAALEYVDRHLGKLWDALRQRGSTFCILCSDHGTTYGDDGYTGHRLSHPAVWTVPYAELIL from the coding sequence ATGTTCAACATGAATCAAATTGTTGGAACACACGATATTCTGTTTATCACCTTTGATACGCTGAGATTTGATGTTGCTAGAGATTTACTCGCTCAAGGTCGCACTCCGAATTTAGCCTCTGTTTTGCCGCCTGAAGGCTGGGAAGAACGCCATTCGCCTGGAAGCTTTACTTATGCTGCTCACCAAGCCTTCTTCGCCGGATTTCTGCCCACTCCGATCGCTCCTGGTATTCATCCCCGTCCGTTCTCGCTCAAATTTGAAGGCAGCACCAGTACGCGCCCGGAAACTTGTGTTTTAGAACACGACAATATTGTGAGTGGACTGGCTGCAAAAGGCTATCACACGGTTTGTATTGGTGGAGTTGGCTTTTTTAATAAGCTTAATCCCTTGGGCAATGTGCTTCCGTCAATGTTTGCTGAAAGTTATTGGAGTTCTGAAATTGGTGTGACTTGTCAGAATTCGACTGAGAATCAAATTGCGATCGCACTCTCCATTCTCCAACGCCCCGAAAAAATCTTCCTATTCATCAACATTTCCGCACTCCATCAGCCGAATTGTTTTTACTTACCCGGAGCAACCATCGATAGTTTAGAGTCTCATGCAGCGGCTTTGGAATATGTCGATCGACATTTAGGCAAACTTTGGGATGCACTACGCCAAAGAGGTTCAACATTTTGCATTCTGTGTTCAGATCACGGAACCACTTACGGCGATGACGGGTACACTGGACATCGATTAAGCCATCCCGCAGTTTGGACGGTCCCCTACGCAGAGTTGATTTTATGA
- a CDS encoding coproporphyrinogen III oxidase (similar to AA sequence:cyanobase_aa:CYB_0890) — protein sequence MNQSPYQTYVYSYPHKTAYREVKPRSLSDVWATENKNALFLYIHIPFCEMRCGFCNLFTTVMHNHDFVSNYISALQRQADQVKSALGEVKFARFALGGGTPTQLSIEHLESVLNVAESMGAKLLEIPGSVEVSPETATQEKLKLLRDRGLDRISIGVQSFVDPEVLATQRRQTSDQVKAALTRIREANFPNLNIDLIYGLPGQTVETWLHSLKTALVFEPEEVYLYPLYVRPLTGLGMSDREWDDIRLACYRTGRDFLKAHGYTQVSMRMFRSNTAPESSAPVYCCQADGMIGLGCGARSYTRSLHYSNDYAVNSKEIKNIIEQYNNTEDFTVINYGFELDMEEQKRRFILISVLSEEGLNLQNYGDRFHSELLEDFPQLTELIELGLVNNDWKLTELGLERSDTFGSWLFSESVRSKMSTYSLK from the coding sequence ATGAATCAGTCCCCCTATCAAACTTATGTGTACTCTTACCCGCACAAGACCGCTTATCGGGAAGTGAAACCTCGATCGCTGTCTGATGTTTGGGCAACTGAGAACAAGAATGCGCTTTTTCTGTACATTCACATTCCATTCTGTGAGATGCGCTGTGGATTTTGTAATCTGTTCACAACAGTGATGCACAATCATGATTTTGTGAGTAACTATATCTCAGCATTGCAGCGACAAGCCGATCAGGTGAAATCAGCATTGGGTGAAGTGAAATTTGCTCGATTTGCTTTGGGAGGAGGAACACCGACACAGCTATCGATCGAGCATTTAGAATCTGTTCTCAATGTTGCAGAATCGATGGGAGCCAAACTATTAGAAATTCCTGGATCAGTTGAAGTCTCGCCTGAAACGGCAACTCAGGAGAAATTGAAATTGTTGCGCGATCGTGGACTCGATCGAATTAGTATCGGTGTTCAAAGCTTCGTTGATCCTGAAGTTCTCGCCACTCAACGCCGCCAAACTTCTGATCAAGTCAAAGCTGCACTGACTCGCATTCGAGAAGCGAACTTTCCAAACTTAAACATTGATCTGATCTATGGGCTTCCAGGACAAACAGTGGAAACCTGGTTACACTCGCTCAAAACGGCTTTAGTGTTTGAACCTGAAGAAGTTTATCTGTATCCGCTCTACGTTCGTCCGCTGACTGGACTGGGAATGAGCGATCGAGAATGGGATGACATTCGCCTTGCTTGCTATCGGACAGGTAGAGACTTTCTCAAAGCTCACGGTTACACTCAAGTTTCAATGCGAATGTTCCGATCGAACACTGCACCCGAATCTTCTGCACCTGTCTATTGTTGCCAAGCTGATGGCATGATTGGCTTAGGATGTGGAGCGCGATCGTATACTCGATCGTTGCATTACTCGAATGATTACGCGGTGAACTCCAAAGAGATTAAAAACATCATCGAACAATACAACAACACTGAAGATTTTACTGTGATTAACTACGGCTTTGAGTTGGATATGGAAGAGCAGAAACGGCGATTTATCTTGATTTCGGTGCTGTCCGAAGAAGGATTGAATCTTCAGAATTATGGCGATCGCTTTCACTCAGAACTACTAGAAGATTTTCCTCAGCTTACAGAACTAATCGAACTTGGTTTAGTAAACAATGATTGGAAGCTAACAGAACTAGGACTTGAACGCTCAGATACATTTGGATCTTGGTTGTTTTCAGAGAGTGTGCGATCGAAAATGTCAACCTATTCGCTGAAATAA